Within Streptomyces sp. SS1-1, the genomic segment GGGCTGGATCACCGCCGAGCCGGAACGGGCCCGGCAGGCGCTGGAGGCCGGTGTCCACTCGCTGATCGTGGTCCCGCTCGCCGCCCGCGGTGTGGTGCTCGGCGTGGTCTGCCTGTGGCGCTCGCAGCGACCCGAGCCGTTCGAGGCGGACGATCTGACCCTCGCGGAGGAGTTCGCCGCCCGGGCCGCCGTCTGCATCGACAACGCACGCCGCTACACCCAGCAGCACCAGGCCGCCGAGGCGCTGCAGCGCAGTCTGCTGCCCGGTGAGATGCCGGAGCAGCCGGCCGTCGAGACCGCGCACCGCTATCTGCCGGCACGGGCCTCCACCGGGGTGGGCGGCGACTGGTTCGACGTGATCCCGCTGTCGGGGCTGCGCGTCGCCCTGGTGGTCGGTGACGTGGTCGGGCACGGCATGCACGCGTCCGCGACCATGGGGCGGCTGCGGGCCGCCGTGCACACCCTGGCCCATCTCGATCTGGCACCCGACGAGGTGCTGTCCCGGCTGGACGACCTGGTGGACCATCTCGCCACCGAGCAGCGGCAGGCCGACGCCAACGCGCCGCAGCTCGTGGGCGCCACCTGCCTGTACGCCATCTACGACCCGGTCTCCCGGCACTGCGCGATGGCCCGCGCCGGGCATCCGCCGCCGACGGTGCTGGACCCGGACGGGGAGGTGCTGGACGTCGACGTGCCCGCCGGACCGCCGCTGGGGCTGGGCGGGCTGCCGTTCGAGAGCGCCGAGTGCGAACTGGCGGAGGGCAGTCTGATCGCCCTGTGCAGCGACGGCCTGCTGACGGCCGGCGGCCGCGACATCGACGAGGGCCTGGCCCTGCTGCGGAGCACGCTGGCCGGCGCGTCCCCGTCGCTCGAGCACACCTGCAAGGCGGTGGAGGACGCCATGCTGCCCGGCCGGCCCGACGACGACGTCACCCTGCTGCTGGGCCGCACCCGCGTCCTGCCGGACGGGAACGTGGCCACCTGGGAGCTGCCGGCCGAGCCGACGGCCGCCGGGGACGCCCGGGCGCTGGTGCGGGACCAGCTGTCCGAGTGGGGTCTCGACGAGGAGCTGGCCTTCACCACCGAACTCATCGTGAGCGAACTGGTCACCAACGCCTACCGGTACGCCGGCGGCCCCGTGCAGCTGAGGCTCATCCGGGACGGGCATCTGATCTGCGAGGTCTCCGACTCCAGCAGCACCTCGCCGCATCTGCGCCAGGCCAGCAGCACCGACGAGGGCGGGCGCGGCCTGTTCCTGGTGGCCCAGCTGGCGGAGCGGTGGGGCACCCGCTACGGCCCCAACCGCAAGACGATCTGGACCGAACAGCCCCTCGCCGGCAACGGGGGCGCGCTGAGCCTGTGACCGGCGCCGAACCGTCTTCGTACGTCGCCGGGCGCGCCGTCAGAGTTTGGCGCCGAAGTTCTGGGTCCACCACGGGCCGCCGGGGCCCTCGTGGACGCCGACGCCGATGTCCTTGAACGAGCAGTTGAGGATGTTGGCGCGGTGGCCGGGGCTGTTCATCCAGGACTCCATCACGGCCTCCGGGGTCTGCTGCCCCATCGCGATGTTCTCGCCGTACGTGGACCAGCGGTAGCCGGCGGCCGTGATGCGCTGCCCGGGGTCGGCGCCGTCGGGGTTGGTGTGGTCGAAGAAGCCGCGGGCGGCCATGTCCTCGGAGTGCTTCCGCGCCGACGTGTCGAGCAGGGAGTCCTCGGCGAGAGGGCCGCATCCGGCGGTGGCCCGCTCCTTGTTCACCAGGGCGACGACCTGGGCGACGGCGCCCGACGGGGTCTCCTGCGCCTGAGAGGCGGCGGCCGCCTGGCGGGACGCCCGGGTGGGGGCCTGGGTGGTCGGTGTCGCCTTCTCCGTCTTCTTCGCGGACGGGGAGGGGGTGGCCTTCTTCGAGGGCTTGGCGGACGCCGACGGGGACGTCGAGGCCGACGCCGACGGGGACGCCGAGGTGCTGACCGGGCTGGGCTCGACGAGTTCGTCCGGTACGGCGGCGCCGGCTCCGCGCGCGGCGGACGGTTCCTCGCGGCCGGTGCCGGGAACGGAATCGAAGTACCAGAGTCCGCCGCCCGCCACGCACGCCGCGACGACGGCGCCTCCGACGGCGCGGCGCCGGTTGCGGCGGCGCCTGCGGGCCGCGCCGCGCGCGGCGGTCCGGCTGCCCGCGGCCCGGTGCCCGCCGTGGCCGGCGGAGGCGAGCGCGGCGGCCGAGCCGGCCGGGACCAGGTCCGCGGCCGAGCGGACGCGGTCCAGCAGGGCGGGGGCCGCGGCCACCAACGCCAGTCCGGCGAGGAGCCCTTCGGCAGGCATCAGTCCGCTCCACAGCCCGGAGCAACGGGCACATCCCCGGGCATGCCGGGCTATTCGCTTGCGCCACAGCGCCGAGGGCCGGCCGTCCCAGGACCCGAGCAGGCCGTGCAGCTCCTGGCACCGGGGGCGTGAGTCCAGCGCGCGCACCACCACGCGGGCGGCCTCGAGCTGCGCCTTCATCCGCTGCACCCGTACCGCCGTGTGCTGCGGCGACAGCTCCAGCGCCTGGGCCACCTCGGCGCGGGTCAGCTCACCGGCGCACTCCAGCCACCACAGCGACAGCAGGCCCCGGTCGTCGGGCTCCAGCCAGCGCGTGGCGCGCGCGGTCTCGCGGCGCTGCCCGGACAGCTGGAGCCGCACCATGGTCAGATCCACGAAGTCGGCGCCCGGGTCGGCGAGTTCGCGCGCCTCCTCCACCCCGCCGGGCGCGGCCTGGCGGGCGTGCCAGTGGGCGCGCACCTGGTTCATCGCGATCGCCACCAGCCAGGAGCGGAAGCTCTCGGGCGTACGCAGCCCGTCGAGCGCGTCGAGGGCGCGCAGCATGGTCTCCTGCACGACGTCGTCGACGTCGACGGACCCGTTCAGGGCCCGGCCCACGACGTTGTAGACCAGCGGGAGGTACGCGCCGACCAGGGCGTCCTGGGCCGCCGCGTCGCCGTCACGGGCGGCGGTGACCAGGGCCGTCAGTTCCCTCGTGCGCTCTGTACTCATCAATGCTTCCCTGTCCTCGACGCCGGACGGTGGTGTCCGATACCTGGGAGATCGCTCGGCGGGCCTCGGATAACGGTTCTTCGAAGAATTCGCCGGACCGTTTCTCCTCACGGGGCTCGGTGGAACTGGAAGATGTCGGACGGTTCGGGCCGCGCGCTGTCCGAGAGACTCACGAGCGCCGCCCGGACGCGCAATGGGGAACATCACACCGGGTACGGAGTGCACGGGAACGTCGTCGAATCTCCTGAATGAGGCGGTGCGGAGCGCGGTTTCCGATATGCGCACCGGGCGGGGCGGTCCCCGGCGGGCGCGAACTACCCTGACCGCACACCGGCTTGCCGGGCCCCGCCCCGGCAGCGCCTCGCACCCTGGGGAGTGGACCCGCTGTGACGCCCGACAGCTACTTCGAAGCCATCGACGACCGCCGCTACAAGCCGACGCCGCACGTGGGCGGCGCCTGGCACCGCGACGAGCAGCACTTCAGCCCGCTCGGCGGGCTCGTCGTGCACGCCCTCGACCGGCATCGCGCGGCGTCACCGGACGACGGTCTCGTGCTGTCCCGCATCAGCTACGACATCCTGGGCCGGCTCGCCGTCGACGAGTGCGAGATCGAGGTGGAGACGGTCCGTCCCGGGCGCACCATCGAGCTCCTGGAAGCCGTCGTACGGATCGCCGGCCGCCCGGTGCTGCGGGCCCGCGCCTGGTACCTGCTGGCCCTGGACACCTCCGAGGCCGCGGGCGGCACCGCCGAACCGCTCACCCCGCCCGAGTCGCTGGAGCGGTGGCCGATGTCCGAGCTGTGGTCCGGCGGCTACATCGCCTCCCTGGACGTCCGTCCCGTCGCACCGCCCCGGGCGGGCCGGACGACGGCCTGGGTGTCCACACCGCTGGACCTGGTGGCCGGGGTGCCCGTCAGCCCGCTCGCCTCGTATCTCGCGCTGGTCGACACCGCCAACGGCATCGCCGTCCTGCGGCCGCCCGCCGAGTGGATGTTCCCGAACGTCGATCTGACCGTCCATCTGCACCGGCAGCCGCGCGGCCGCTGGACCGGCCTCGACACCACGGTCTCCTTCGGCCCCTCCGGGCAGGGGCTGACCAGCACCGTCCTGCACGACGTCGACGGCCCCGTCGGCACCGCGCAGCAGATCCTCACGGTCCGCCCCCAGCCCGGGGCGTGAGGCGCCTCGGGCGTCAGGCGCCGTCGCCGGGAGCGGTGGCCGGTGCGGCGGGTGCGGGCGGGGCGGGTTCGGCGGCGCCGTGCCGGCGCTGGCGGCGCGTGTACTCGGTGATGGCCCGCCACAGGTCGCGCCGGTCGACGTCGGGCCAGTAGTCGGGCGTGAAGTGGAGTTCGGCGTAGGCCGTCTGCCAGGGCAGGAAGTTCGACGTGCGCTGCTCGTCGCCGGTGCGCCACAGCAGGTCGACGTCCGGCATGTCCGGCCGGGGCAGGTGCTCGGCGAAGTCCCTCTCACCGATCAGGTCCGGGTCGAGCCGGCCGCTGCGCGCCTGCCGCGCGAGGGCGGCGGCGGTCCGGGCGATCTCGTCCCGGCCGCCGTAGTTGACGCAGGTCGTCACCGTCAGCCCGGTGCGGTCGCGGGTGCCGCGCTCGCGCATGTCGAGCAGGTCGACGAGGTCCTGCGGGAGGCTGTCGGCGCGGCCGTGCCAGCGCATCCGGACGTCGAGGTCCTGGAAGGGGTACGTACGCGTCTCCTGGCGCAGCAGGTCGAGGATGGCGCCGGTCTCCTCGGGGTCGCGTTTCCAGTTCTCGGTGGAGAAGGCGTACAGCGTCAGATGCCGCAGGCCGATCTCCAGCGCGCCGTGCACGACGTCGCGGACGGCGGCGGCGCCGGCGCGGTGGCCCTCGTGCCGGGGCAGGCCGTGGCGCTGCGCCCAGCGGCCGTTGCCGTCCATGATCACGGCCACGTGTTCCGGCATGCGGTCGGCCGGGATGCGCGGCGGCCGCTCCCCGCTGGGGTGGGGCGGCGGGTCGCGGAACACCGGGCGGCGCAGGGGGCGGGGCGGGGCCGGCGGGAGGTGTGGTTCGACGCGGCGTGCGGGCGGTGCCTGCACGGGGGTCAGGGACCAGGCGAGGGCGGCGCGCGCCCGGGCGGGGGCCAGCAGCCGGGCGGTGGTGAGGAACGGGGGCCGGGGCCGGACGCGCAGCAGGGTGGGGCCGGCGGCGTCCACGGCGTCGAGCTGGGCGAGCAGCAGGTCGGCCAGGGCGGCGACGACCGTCGCGGGGCCGGGGTGCATCCCTCGGGTGAGCGCGGGCTGGGTCACCCACTCGCGGCCGAGCTCGGTGAGGTGGGCGACCAGATCGGCGACGGCCGGGCTCCAGCGCAGGCCGATCAGGTCCTCCTCGGCTCCCGGGCATCGGTCGAGGGCTTCGGCGGGCAGCAGGAGGTCGCCCTGGGGGAGGTCGGCGGACAGGTCGGTGAGGATGTCGGTGAGACGCATGCCGTCGAGGAGCCGCTCGTAGGACT encodes:
- a CDS encoding SpoIIE family protein phosphatase — its product is MHDTSPTSLNESPEDPFSVLRSAAAVLDRRGRVVAWSDKATELLGYRADEALGRPVHEFLVDTGDEGVVAQAARSCLREHGWFGLLPVLHRSGRRLHVGFRARRVQRLGGGDEWLLVGSLAQEITQWEIDRAVLDGFFLRSPIGVVVLGPDLRVLRVNQAIARFGGLPADAYRGRRAGEFLLGPVADWVEGKLRTVLDTGRPLIFAEHRCRLLADPHKETVISVSAFRMEDPSGRVLGVTEIVEDVTDRHRARRRLALLNQAGTRIGSTLDVARTARELAEAAVPELADALSVDLLEPVTRGEEPEADSMGPLRRMAARAVRPEGVRLMYPEGHQFFFPPDTAPHRCLAERRPVLLPALESGSGWITAEPERARQALEAGVHSLIVVPLAARGVVLGVVCLWRSQRPEPFEADDLTLAEEFAARAAVCIDNARRYTQQHQAAEALQRSLLPGEMPEQPAVETAHRYLPARASTGVGGDWFDVIPLSGLRVALVVGDVVGHGMHASATMGRLRAAVHTLAHLDLAPDEVLSRLDDLVDHLATEQRQADANAPQLVGATCLYAIYDPVSRHCAMARAGHPPPTVLDPDGEVLDVDVPAGPPLGLGGLPFESAECELAEGSLIALCSDGLLTAGGRDIDEGLALLRSTLAGASPSLEHTCKAVEDAMLPGRPDDDVTLLLGRTRVLPDGNVATWELPAEPTAAGDARALVRDQLSEWGLDEELAFTTELIVSELVTNAYRYAGGPVQLRLIRDGHLICEVSDSSSTSPHLRQASSTDEGGRGLFLVAQLAERWGTRYGPNRKTIWTEQPLAGNGGALSL
- a CDS encoding sigma-70 family RNA polymerase sigma factor, which translates into the protein MSTERTRELTALVTAARDGDAAAQDALVGAYLPLVYNVVGRALNGSVDVDDVVQETMLRALDALDGLRTPESFRSWLVAIAMNQVRAHWHARQAAPGGVEEARELADPGADFVDLTMVRLQLSGQRRETARATRWLEPDDRGLLSLWWLECAGELTRAEVAQALELSPQHTAVRVQRMKAQLEAARVVVRALDSRPRCQELHGLLGSWDGRPSALWRKRIARHARGCARCSGLWSGLMPAEGLLAGLALVAAAPALLDRVRSAADLVPAGSAAALASAGHGGHRAAGSRTAARGAARRRRRNRRRAVGGAVVAACVAGGGLWYFDSVPGTGREEPSAARGAGAAVPDELVEPSPVSTSASPSASASTSPSASAKPSKKATPSPSAKKTEKATPTTQAPTRASRQAAAASQAQETPSGAVAQVVALVNKERATAGCGPLAEDSLLDTSARKHSEDMAARGFFDHTNPDGADPGQRITAAGYRWSTYGENIAMGQQTPEAVMESWMNSPGHRANILNCSFKDIGVGVHEGPGGPWWTQNFGAKL
- a CDS encoding thioesterase family protein, with the translated sequence MTPDSYFEAIDDRRYKPTPHVGGAWHRDEQHFSPLGGLVVHALDRHRAASPDDGLVLSRISYDILGRLAVDECEIEVETVRPGRTIELLEAVVRIAGRPVLRARAWYLLALDTSEAAGGTAEPLTPPESLERWPMSELWSGGYIASLDVRPVAPPRAGRTTAWVSTPLDLVAGVPVSPLASYLALVDTANGIAVLRPPAEWMFPNVDLTVHLHRQPRGRWTGLDTTVSFGPSGQGLTSTVLHDVDGPVGTAQQILTVRPQPGA
- the uppS gene encoding polyprenyl diphosphate synthase, with protein sequence MIGDDPALRSAYRLCRDRTRREDPAEYALIQLVPAALRPACWALWAAANAIDDLADDRTATAGERAARTRRWIDALERELTAGTSPDPVRRALVDTAVRWRLDLSGLRDAMAEVAVDAHGRRFADWSGWRAWGRGNLLPWFEQVRDLFDRAGVPVALRLDRQESYERLLDGMRLTDILTDLSADLPQGDLLLPAEALDRCPGAEEDLIGLRWSPAVADLVAHLTELGREWVTQPALTRGMHPGPATVVAALADLLLAQLDAVDAAGPTLLRVRPRPPFLTTARLLAPARARAALAWSLTPVQAPPARRVEPHLPPAPPRPLRRPVFRDPPPHPSGERPPRIPADRMPEHVAVIMDGNGRWAQRHGLPRHEGHRAGAAAVRDVVHGALEIGLRHLTLYAFSTENWKRDPEETGAILDLLRQETRTYPFQDLDVRMRWHGRADSLPQDLVDLLDMRERGTRDRTGLTVTTCVNYGGRDEIARTAAALARQARSGRLDPDLIGERDFAEHLPRPDMPDVDLLWRTGDEQRTSNFLPWQTAYAELHFTPDYWPDVDRRDLWRAITEYTRRQRRHGAAEPAPPAPAAPATAPGDGA